From one Henningerozyma blattae CBS 6284 chromosome 1, complete genome genomic stretch:
- the DIA2 gene encoding DNA-binding SCF ubiquitin ligase subunit DIA2 (similar to Saccharomyces cerevisiae DIA2 (YOR080W); ancestral locus Anc_5.689), giving the protein MNAANSGDDTVIEKAIELGTNFFKNENYQDARKLFEKAVKLVRSYEQPRIIQLRIAANLPITPLNSDGKLYHPRYIKLLDNLAACWEKVGEVSKAIRVSKKMIESEPYNMKGYIRSARLWLKMRDEKMAYIVYKNAILKAKEGRQQRNISYHKDTLTFIYDQRQLLRNKLDADQTKLKENSEYSKNPLKRIVIDPIEEYSELNKKKAKLSILATQQTSTASNNETKSLDFLLLFPSEISVKILKYLPAKDLLSFSTVSRYWNLFITLNSQLFTTLNLNSVRLRQITMFCKFFNKLKLTERDFIEGRRKLVLDSVKLSAKATSEEKKILQTFINYSQWFSIKKLVLSFPNLTTTDFYKYMKENPALFDNVSQLSLLSALRVDRFDEIAYLSLFPKLWKLELLINKAVEPIDAGFSSANSFHLPRNWGKSLESIVMCYKVRKMNNPSLFIEIVKCNLASLRKICLTGIEFQPSETQFDWLESLVTLEELWIENNNNCRLQYFLQYISRKFIFKNLLKLTIRENHIYPPITLATLFNSENPGYPSQNDTMCMKENLKALKHIDFMNTSISGEIVRFINSLLETHLIEYLNIGKCIKLGENALHTQERLVFPNLIEYMLPISHLTFNSDSFVTDTTMRLFGEQAAFLNELQVLDLSHNGYLTGVGVYDFLKAMYNEFQRPFKHLIVNGCPKISHETINSLKGNKFVEKIECNYDLEKWEVFGKNSFNYNF; this is encoded by the coding sequence ATGAATGCAGCAAATTCTGGAGATGATACCGTTATTGAAAAGGCTATTGAATTAGGAAcgaattttttcaaaaatgaGAACTATCAAGACGCTAGAAAACTATTTGAAAAAGCTGTTAAATTAGTTAGAAGTTATGAACAACCGCGGATTATACAGCTTCGTATTGCAGCAAATTTACCTATCACTCCATTAAATTCAGATGGCAAGCTCTACCACCCTAGATACATTAAATTACTGGATAACCTAGCAGCTTGCTGGGAGAAGGTTGGTGAAGTTAGCAAAGCTATCAGGGTATCCAAAAAGATGATTGAGAGTGAACCTTATAACATGAAAGGGTATATTCGATCAGCGAGACTCTGGTTAAAGATGAGAGATGAAAAGATGGCCTACATTGTTTACAAAAATGCTATTTTAAAGGCTAAAGAGGGGCGTCAGCAGCGTAATATATCATATCATAAAGATACCCTCACTTTCATATACGATCAACGGCAGCTTTTGAGAAATAAGCTTGATGCAGATCAAACGAAActtaaagaaaattcagAATATTCTAAGAACCCCTTGAAGAGAATTGTTATTGATCCAATAGAGGAATATTCTGAGCTCAATAAGAAGAAAGCAAAGTTATCGATTTTAGCAACTCAGCAAACATCTACAGCTTCCAATAATGAAACAAAAAGTCTGGATTTTTTACTATTGTTCCCGTCTGAAATATCTGTCAAGATACTGAAATATCTCCCAgcaaaagatttattatcattttccaCGGTTTCGCGATATTGGAATTTGTTTATTACATTAAATTCCCAATTATTTACGACTTTAAACCTAAATTCTGTGAGACTACGACAAATCACTAtgttttgtaaattttttaataaattgaaactTACTGAAAGGGACTTTATAGAAGGAAGGAGAAAATTGGTACTTGACTCTGTTAAACTATCCGCTAAAGCAACGTCggaagaaaagaaaattttacaaacctttattaattattccCAATGgttttctattaaaaaattggtATTATCTTTTCCTAATCTAACAACTACggatttttataaatatatgaaaGAAAATCCAGCACTTTTTGATAATGTTAGCCAATTATCGTTATTATCTGCGTTGAGAGTTGATAGATTCGATGAAATAGCGTATTTATCGCTGTTTCCTAAATTATGGAAGCTTGAGTTGTTAATAAACAAGGCGGTTGAGCCAATAGATGCAGGTTTTTCGTCAGCTAATTCTTTCCACCTTCCAAGAAATTGGGGAAAGAGTTTAGAATCAATAGTCATGTGCTATAAGGTTCGGAAAATGAATAACCCTTCTCTATTCATAGAAATAGTTAAATGTAATCTGGCCTCTTTGAGGAAGATTTGTCTTACAGGTATTGAGTTTCAACCTTCGGAAACTCAATTTGATTGGCTTGAATCTTTAGTAACCTTAGAAGAGCTATggattgaaaataataataattgcagactacaatattttttacaatatatttcaagaaaatttatttttaaaaatttattaaaattaacaatTCGTGAAAATCATATATATCCTCCCATAACATTAGCTACATTGTTTAACTCAGAAAATCCAGGATATCCTTCTCAAAACGATACAATGTGCATGAAGGAAAATCTGAAAGCTTTAAAGCACATTGACTTCATGAATACTTCGATTAGTGGCGAAATAGTTCgttttattaatagtttGTTAGAAACTCACTTAATTGAATATCTTAATATTGGCAAATGTATCAAACTAGGAGAAAATGCATTGCATACACAGGAACGATTAGTATTCCCCAActtaattgaatatatgCTTCCAATTAGTCATCTTACATTCAATTCTGATTCATTTGTCACAGACACTACCATGAGATTATTTGGAGAACAAGCAGCTTTCTTGAATGAACTTCAAGTTTTAGATCTATCACATAATGGATACCTAACAGGGGTTGGTGtttatgattttttaaaagcaATGTACAACGAATTTCAAAGACCTTTTAAGCATTTAATAGTTAATGGTTGTCCAAAAATATCACATGAGacaattaattctttgaaGGGGAATAAATTTGTTGAGAAAATCGAATGTAATTATGACCTGGAAAAATGGGAAgtatttggaaaaaattcttttaattataatttttaa
- the ATX2 gene encoding Mn(2+) transporter ATX2 (similar to Saccharomyces cerevisiae ATX2 (YOR079C); ancestral locus Anc_5.688) produces the protein MSAKFGSIILLAILLLVATFAVGIIPLYWLGHNSNKNSDKYIYMLSQFGIGMLLGTSFMLVIPEGIKACVEHDGNVGLNLLVGFIGVYLLDRIVQLIMKRGTLDSRFEEASRINSLKDLIRYPKVPFLCILRNNVVFALFIHGLSDGIALGTTTGNGALLFVLLIAIVIHKIPATLSLSSLMISKQKLPKWEILSNLFAFALSTPLGYVVVSCFNLSDSSTMEVICGNLLLMSGGSLLYASFTAFVGGDEHDHSQISSNENAVQYDKVESQSTNSRNATPIPPIDLNFEDTDGNHETIQSSSNNNSKLLKYDESVYILIGVIIPLIISFVISED, from the coding sequence ATGTCAGCGAAATTTGGAAGTATAATATTACTAGCTATCCTACTACTAGTGGCAACGTTTGCAGTAGGAATTATACCCTTGTATTGGCTAGGccataattcaaataaaaatagtgataaatacatatatatgcTATCTCAATTTGGGATTGGTATGCTTTTAGGTACTTCATTCATGCTAGTTATTCCTGAAGGTATTAAAGCCTGTGTTGAGCATGACGGTAATGTGGGCCTGAATCTATTAGTTGGCTTTATTGGTGTTTACTTACTGGATAGAATAGTCCAgctaataatgaaaaggGGAACCCTAGATTCTCGTTTTGAAGAAGCCTCAAGAATAAACTCTTTGAAGGACTTAATTAGATATCCAAAAGTTCCATTTTTATGTATCTTGAGAAATAACGTAGTATTTGCTCTTTTTATACATGGGCTCTCAGATGGTATTGCCCTTGGTACTACTACAGGTAATGGGGCTTTACTATTTGTCTTATTAATTGCTATCGTGATTCATAAAATACCTGCCacattatcattatcaagTTTAATGATATCCAAACAGAAGCTACCAAAATGGGAAATTCTATCAAATctatttgcatttgcattatCTACACCGCTAGGCTATGTTGTAGTTTCCTGTTTCAATTTATCTGATTCATCTACCATGGAAGTTATATGTGGGAATTTATTACTAATGAGCGGTGGTAGTTTGTTATATGCCTCATTTACCGCATTTGTAGGTGGGGATGAACACGATCATTCCCAGATATCAAGTAATGAAAATGCAGTACAATATGATAAAGTTGAGAGTCAATCAACGAATAGTAGAAATGCCACACCTATTCCACCAATAGACCTCAATTTTGAAGATACAGATGGTAACCATGAAACTATTCAatcttcatctaataaCAACTCAAAACTATTAAAATACGATGAATCTGTGTACATCTTAATTGGTGTAATAATTCCACTAATCATCTCCTTTGTCATTTCTGAAGATTAA
- the BUD21 gene encoding Bud21p (similar to Saccharomyces cerevisiae BUD21 (YOR078W); ancestral locus Anc_5.687), giving the protein MANSTHKKFGDEDGSDSAEYVTAPTSSSSNTNRPTFLSDSESDDDEAPEEEGMDSAKKLLDDELQVRQKAAKLEQDLLKERRRKQDAIFKKQQIEKKQALEEKAREELKEEQIEEDDVDEELEALPEEFLNKIEEQKQLAENDIPSQTSQHINFNDLDESQYLSQEINTQLKKKKKKTLSKLRATTAKRGPVTVSVLSSVDNFTKMAPKKEHLIMSKKEKWLKRSSIKRK; this is encoded by the coding sequence atggCAAATTCAACACACAAAAAATTTGGGGATGAAGATGGCTCGGATAGTGCTGAATATGTCACAGCACCAACATCAAGTTCTTCTAATACAAATAGGCCAACATTCTTGAGTGACTCTGAaagtgatgatgatgaggCTCCAGAAGAAGAAGGTATGGATTCTGCTAAAAAACTATTAGACGATGAATTACAAGTAAGACAAAAGGCAGCCAAATTAGAACAAGATTTATTGAAGGAGAGAAGACGTAAGCAAGAtgcaatttttaaaaagcAGCAAATCGAGAAGAAACAAGCATTGGAGGAAAAAGCCCGCgaagaattgaaagaaGAACAAATTGAAGAGGATGATGTTGATGAAGAGCTCGAGGCCTTGCCAGAAGAATTcttgaataaaatagaaGAGCAAAAGCAATTAgctgaaaatgatattccTTCTCAAACATCACAACATATTAACTTCAATGATCTAGACGAATCTCAATATCTTTCACAAGAGATTAATAcccaattaaaaaagaagaagaagaaaactTTAAGCAAATTAAGAGCAACTACTGCCAAGAGAGGCCCTGTGACAGTTTCTGTTTTATCTTCGGTTGATAATTTTACCAAAATGGCACCCAAGAAAGAACATTTAATTATGAGCAAAAAAGAGAAATGGTTAAAAAGAAGTTCAATTAAGAGGAAATAG
- the TGL4 gene encoding triacylglycerol lipase (similar to Saccharomyces cerevisiae TGL4 (YKR089C) and TGL5 (YOR081C); ancestral locus Anc_5.690), whose product MVTTASQEAPFCATEHLILEYYKALLDVTEHNWFFKPTYRDYIAAQDHIDKDTNTINTDEHFFIGFENSLKEKNNLKTLLLQDLQDTNDSNDELSNTTISTVINTKTNTPTPAAIMVTETDIRTPKAISNNANNVPSNTELNDLTPMSKSNIKENCISDTETIVPDNDFPKDNGSLSRITKYINYLPIKRITKMMATSIPGWNSISMAITEFQSNRLKQQKIKELLKKRYEITSYNEWKEISLQLDHLTGKEDWKYEEESDLYDYQLVKDITLEMIHLRETKQYMKLLCLLRTKWVRNIGNMGNLNLYRQSHVGTKKIIDDYMHESTNALDALLNDSNLDTEYLLTVLQQTRRNIGRTALVLSGGGTFGLFHIGVLAALFEQDLLPRVISGSSAGAIVASILCVHQTEEIPGLLRQVLDMEFNIFTDDTEKSDSENLLIKISRFFQDGTWFDNKHLIKTMRSFLGDLTFREAYNRSGRILNVTVSPMSLFEQPRLLNNLTAPNVMIWSAVCASCSVPGIFPSTPLYEKDPHTGEKREWEGSTSVKFVDGSVDNDLPITRLSEMFNIDHIIACQVNLHVFPFLKMSLSCVGGDVQYEFNARLKSNISKVSNFISEEIMHYLELGCELGISKKLLTKLRSVLAQQYSGDITILPEMKMLLRLNSLLINPTKGFLLYESTYGARATWPKLYLIQNHCYQEIALDKAISYLRGKVVMSRSIKNPLQLFNPSLGLIKPIHKHNSINKNNTRDNSEKDEISPVVLDDNLIEPHNKKSMLLLPEKFSSPNNRLLDAIQHAEGLHADSDSSSSSIHRKRMQSDLTSYSSPTKLYHQQQLVSSSRSSRSRKLTSPSSFRLGRQTKRLQAPSYKGKIMNDMVYPLKDMTKPASSSPLRERRSPIPHLSTTPRYSSYTYPPQSPILRRNNRFRSYSLQAQKSAQTNNAKTTTTPLKARTRSNTIYYGELNDENASSRSLNMHIPDPAIIVEEPIKRNKPLNINTNITSSSLNLAPYRFENPQLNESTADEEEVGDKYSPVTPNKANCTF is encoded by the coding sequence atGGTTACAACAGCTAGCCAAGAGGCTCCCTTTTGTGCTACAGAACATTTGATTCTGGAGTATTATAAAGCACTACTAGACGTAACAGAGCACAATTGGTTCTTCAAACCTACATATCGCGATTATATTGCAGCTCAAGATCATATAGATAAAGACACAAATACTATCAATACGGATGAGCATTTCTTTATCGGGTTTGAAAATAgcttaaaagaaaaaaataatctcAAGACTTTACTATTACAAGATTTACAAGATACAAACgattcaaatgatgaacTATCAAATACAACGATAAGTACAGTTATCAATACAAAAACCAATACTCCTACTCCGGCTGCTATAATGGTTACTGAAACAGATATTCGTACTCCGAAAGCAATAAGTAATAATGCTAACAATGTTCCTAGTAACACGGAACTGAATGATCTTACCCCAATGAGCAAATcgaatattaaagaaaattgtaTTTCGGATACAGAGACTATAGTTCCGGATAATGATTTTCCAAAGGATAACGGATCTCTAAGTCGTATAACTAAATACATCAATTATTTGCCAATTAAAAGGATTACAAAGATGATGGCAACTTCTATACCTGGCTGGAATTCTATTTCCATGGCTATCACTGAATTTCAATCAAATAGATTAAAACAGCAGAAGATAAAGGAgttgttgaaaaaaagatatgAAATCACTTCGTATAATGAATGGAAGGAAATTAGTTTACAATTGGATCATCTGACGGGCAAAGAAGATTGGAaatatgaagaagaatctGATTTATATGATTATCAATTGGTTAAAGATATAACTCTAGAGATGATCCATTTAAGAGAAACCAAACAAtatatgaaattattatgcTTATTAAGAACCAAATGGGTTAGAAATATTGGTAATATGggtaatttgaatttgtataGACAATCTCATGTCGgtactaaaaaaattatagatGATTATATGCATGAATCTACAAACGCTCTAGAcgcattattaaatgattctAATCTAGATacagaatatttattaactgTATTGCAACaaacaagaagaaatattgGCAGAACTGCTCTAGTATTAAGTGGTGGTGGTACTTTCGGACTTTTCCATATCGGTGTCTTGGCGGCATTGTTTGAACAAGATTTATTACCAAGAGTTATTAGTGGTAGTAGTGCTGGTGCCATTGTAGCAAGTATTTTATGTGTACATCAAACAGAAGAGATTCCAGGCTTATTAAGACAGGTTTTAGATAtggaatttaatatttttacagACGACACTGAAAAAAGTGATAGTgaaaatctattaataaagatttcCAGATTTTTCCAAGATGGTACTTGGTTCGATAATAaacatttaattaaaactaTGCGAAGTTTTTTAGGTGATTTGACTTTCAGAGAAGCATATAATAGATCTGGTAGGATCTTAAACGTTACAGTTTCTCCAATGTCATTATTTGAACAACCAAGGTTATTAAATAACTTAACTGCTCCAAATGTTATGATTTGGTCTGCAGTTTGTGCTTCTTGTTCTGTTCCAGGTATATTTCCTTCAACTCCTTTATATGAAAAAGATCCTCATACTGGTGAAAAAAGAGAATGGGAAGGTAGTACTTCAGTAAAATTTGTAGACGGATCTGttgataatgatttacCAATTACTAGATTATCTGAAATGTTTAATATCGATCATATTATTGCATGTCAAGTTAACTTACATGTATTCccatttttgaaaatgtcATTATCTTGTGTAGGCGGTGATGTTCAATATGAATTTAATGCAAGATTGAAAAGTAACATATCCAAGGTTTCAAATTTCATATCTGAAGAAATTATGCATTATTTAGAACTTGGTTGTGAGTTAGGGATAAGTAAAAAACTTTTAACCAAACTAAGATCTGTTTTGGCCCAACAATATTCGGGTGATATAACCATTTTACCAGAAATGAAAATGCTACTTAGACTGAATAGTCTATTAATTAATCCAACAAAAGGGTTCCTCCTATATGAATCAACATATGGTGCAAGGGCTACCTGGCCAAAATTATATCTAATTCAAAACCATTGTTATCAAGAAATCGCATTGGATAAGGCAATCTCCTATTTAAGAGGGAAAGTTGTCATGTCAAGATCAATTAAGAATCCTcttcaattatttaatcCTTCGTTGGGACTCATAAAACCAATTCATAAGCATAATAgtatcaataaaaataatactagGGATAATTCtgaaaaagatgaaatcTCTCCTGTCGTCTtagatgataatttaatcGAGCCACATAATAAGAAAtcaatgttattattaccagAAAAATTCTCCTCACCAAATAATAGATTATTGGATGCTATTCAACATGCAGAAGGCTTACATGCAGATAGTGACTCTTCGTCTTCTAGTATACATCGTAAAAGAATGCAATCTGATTTGACTTCCTATTCATCACCTACTAAACTATATCATCAGCAACAACTTGTAAGTTCCAGTAGATCATCAAGAAGTAGGAAATTAACATCTCCATCTTCATTTAGACTAGGTAGACAAACAAAGAGATTACAAGCTCCATCATACAAGGGTAAAATTATGAATGATATGGTTTATCCTTTAAAAGATATGACAAAACCAGCAAGCAGTAGTCCTTTACGAGAAAGAAGATCACCGATTCCTCATCTTTCTACTACACCAAGATACTCCTCTTATACTTATCCACCTCAATCACCAATTTTAAGGAGGAATAATAGATTTAGAAGTTATAGTTTACAGGCTCAAAAATCAGCTCAGACAAATAATGCTAAAACCACCACAACTCCGTTAAAAGCCAGAACTAGAAGCAATACTATTTATTATGGAGAATTGAACGATGAAAATGCAAGTTCAAGATCCCTCAATATGCATATTCCAGATCCGGCAATTATTGTCGAAGAACCAATAAAGAGAAATAAacctttaaatattaataccaATATTACTTCTTCAAGCTTAAACTTGGCACCTTATAGATTTGAAAATCCACAGTTAAACGAATCAACAGCTGACGAAGAAGAAGTAGGAGATAAATATTCTCCAGTAACACCAAACAAAGCCAATTGCACATTTTAG